The following coding sequences lie in one Leucobacter allii genomic window:
- a CDS encoding helix-turn-helix domain-containing protein → MSPRATAGEPTDFSSAVAETIDRQIGLSGIPVAHVIKEAGLSRNYYYKRIRGEGMFNTNDIDTIARALGMDPFDLIRMALAEMSRKKQGADIHDLDSRRASVAGVYEDGESRRQSDYARAAKARSKDRGEEYYD, encoded by the coding sequence ATGTCCCCCAGAGCTACAGCAGGCGAACCTACGGACTTCAGCAGCGCGGTTGCCGAAACGATCGATCGCCAGATCGGGCTATCGGGCATTCCCGTCGCTCACGTGATCAAGGAAGCCGGCCTATCCCGGAACTACTACTACAAGCGAATCCGTGGAGAAGGCATGTTCAACACGAACGACATCGACACGATCGCTCGAGCCCTCGGCATGGATCCGTTCGACCTAATCCGCATGGCACTGGCCGAGATGAGTCGCAAGAAGCAGGGGGCGGATATCCACGATCTCGACTCCCGTCGCGCCAGTGTCGCCGGTGTCTATGAAGATGGTGAGTCTCGCCGGCAAAGTGACTATGCGAGAGCGGCGAAGGCGCGGAGCAAGGACCGCGGCGAAGAGTATTACGACTAG
- a CDS encoding tyrosine-type recombinase/integrase, with product MTTATLTGQYVDPKAGKITLEAFYQDWAKRQIWEHSTKLTMDRAMKACTFKTVELGKIRRSHVESWVKSMTAVPLAPITIRARVNNIRTVIRAAIRDKYMAVDPVDGVPLPRIRRSEHAMTIPTPEEVGAVMGAMPKYLRAFVAVCAFAGLRSGEAAAIRFEDFDFLGRKLHVVRQAQRGEGKGLEIRAPKYGSERTVYVPDDLLTIVNEHVTQVGISSKHHYLFFVGQDPIGPNTVHAEWTAARESVGLPKLRVHDLRHFFASGLIAAGVDVVAVQRALGHAKASTTLNTYSHLWPSAEDRTRAAAAGIIQQVRANPADSLRTASPETA from the coding sequence GTGACGACGGCGACCCTCACGGGGCAGTACGTCGACCCGAAGGCCGGCAAGATCACCCTGGAAGCGTTCTACCAGGATTGGGCGAAGCGGCAGATCTGGGAGCACAGCACGAAGCTCACGATGGATCGCGCCATGAAGGCGTGCACGTTCAAGACGGTGGAGCTCGGGAAGATCCGTCGCTCGCATGTCGAGTCCTGGGTGAAGTCGATGACCGCGGTGCCTCTCGCCCCGATCACCATCCGCGCCCGCGTGAACAACATCCGCACCGTGATCCGTGCCGCGATCCGCGACAAGTACATGGCGGTCGACCCGGTCGACGGCGTACCGCTCCCGCGTATACGCCGCAGCGAGCATGCGATGACGATCCCGACGCCCGAAGAGGTGGGCGCGGTGATGGGGGCGATGCCGAAGTACCTGCGCGCCTTCGTCGCAGTGTGCGCGTTCGCAGGGCTCCGCTCGGGTGAGGCCGCAGCGATCCGGTTCGAGGACTTCGACTTCCTCGGACGCAAGCTCCACGTCGTCAGGCAGGCGCAGCGCGGCGAGGGGAAGGGCCTCGAGATCCGCGCGCCGAAGTATGGCTCCGAGCGCACTGTGTACGTCCCGGACGACCTCCTGACGATCGTCAACGAGCACGTCACCCAGGTGGGCATCTCGAGCAAGCACCACTACCTGTTCTTCGTCGGGCAGGATCCGATCGGTCCGAACACCGTGCACGCCGAATGGACGGCCGCACGCGAGTCAGTCGGCCTGCCGAAGCTCCGCGTGCACGACCTCCGGCATTTCTTCGCGTCGGGTCTGATCGCGGCCGGCGTCGACGTCGTTGCCGTGCAGCGCGCCCTCGGGCACGCGAAGGCGAGCACCACGCTCAACACCTACTCCCACCTGTGGCCGTCCGCGGAGGACCGCACCCGGGCAGCCGCAGCGGGTATCATTCAGCAGGTCCGTGCGAATCCTGCGGACTCGTTGCGGACAGCATCACCCGAAACCGCCTGA
- a CDS encoding ImmA/IrrE family metallo-endopeptidase, protein MQNLHALAALLDVTIDYDDLTHLGRDGDYDRRTRTIRLQRGMLYRLERSVLAHELIHVIRDDEKTMFGFYDARDERIADELAGYLLFEISEYRLAEEKCGSHIEGIALELGVMGWVIEAFQRSLDRLGESVYVHGRMGVGQFVARFEAVA, encoded by the coding sequence GTGCAGAACCTTCACGCACTGGCAGCGCTGCTGGACGTGACGATCGATTACGACGATCTCACGCACCTGGGTCGCGACGGCGACTACGACCGGCGCACGCGGACGATCCGACTGCAGCGGGGGATGTTGTACCGCCTCGAGCGTTCGGTGCTCGCTCACGAACTTATCCACGTCATCCGCGACGACGAGAAGACCATGTTCGGCTTCTACGACGCCCGAGACGAACGCATAGCCGACGAGCTCGCCGGGTATCTCCTCTTCGAGATTTCCGAGTACCGGTTGGCCGAGGAGAAGTGCGGCAGTCACATCGAGGGCATCGCGCTCGAGCTGGGTGTCATGGGTTGGGTCATCGAGGCGTTTCAGCGCAGCCTCGACCGCCTGGGCGAGTCGGTTTACGTGCATGGCCGGATGGGTGTCGGGCAGTTCGTGGCACGGTTCGAAGCGGTGGCGTGA